In Patulibacter sp. SYSU D01012, the genomic stretch TCTCGTCGCGCCCGCCACGGACGCGCGGCGGATCCGGCTGACGCTCGCCGGCGGCTCGACCGTCGTCGACGTCGGGGCCCGCGACGCCATCCTCCCGGGCCGCAACCAGCTCGTGGGCGCGGACGGCCAGGCGATCGCGACGCTGGAGACCTCGATCCTGGGGCCGCGCTCGTTCGTCAAGCGCGTCCGCGGTCTGACGGGACGCGCGGTGCAGGTGCGCGACGCCGCGACCGGCACGGTGGCCGCGGGGGATCCCGGGCCCGGCGAGGTCGTCGCCGACGGGCGCGTGCGTCGCGTGGACGACGGCCGCTGGACCGCCGTCGGGATGCGCCAGGCGGGCTTCGGCCGCGAGGCGCAGGACGTCGTGCTGTTCGCCGGCGCGGCGGAGTCGCGCGCGTCGACGGGGGAGCGGCTCGCGCTCGTCGGCACGCTCCTGCTCTTCCTCGTCCTCGCGGGCGGCGGCGCGATGATCATCTCGCGCTCCCTCCAGCGGCAGGTGGCGATCCTGCTCGAGGGCTCGCGCCGCCTGGGTCGCGGCGACTTCGGGCACGAGATCCCGGGCGCGGACGGCGACGACGAGTTCGGGCAGCTCGCCGCCGGCTTCAACGACATGAGCCGGCAGCTGCGCGGCCGCATGGAGGAGCTGCGCGCCGAGCGCACGCGCCTGCAGGGCGCCATCCGCCGGATCGGCGAGACGTTCGCCGCCAACCTGGATCGGGCGGGCCTGCTCGACCTCGTCACCCGGGCCGTCGCCGACGGCGTGCGCGGCGACGCGGCCCGCGCGCGGATCCTCGTGGACGAGCAGGAGGAGCAGGCGACGACGGGACAGGCCGACGAGTTCGACGCGGTGCTGCGCCAGGCCGAGGGCGCCGCGACGGAGGGCCGCGACGGCCGCGCGTCGGACGGTCGCCGCCACGCCCTCGCGGTGCGCATGCACGCGCGCGGGCTGCACGGCACGGTCGTCGTCGCCCGCCACGACGAGCCGTTCACCGCGGAGGACGCCGAGGTCGTCGGCTACCTCGCGGCGCAGGCGGCCGTCTCGCTGGAGAACGTCGGGCGCCACGAGCAGGCGGAGCGCGAGGCGCACACGGACGCCCTGACGGGGATCGCCAACCGGCGCCGGTTCGACGACCTGCTCGGGCGGACGATGGACCTGGCCCACAACCACGACGTCCCCGTGTCGCTGCTGATGGTCGACCTGGACCACTTCAAGCAGGTCAACGACCTGCACGGCCACGCGAGCGGCGACCTGGTCCTGCAGGCGACGGCGGAGGCGCTGCGCGACGGGACGCGCGGCGGCGACGTCCCGGCGCGCTTCGGCGGCGAGGAGTTCGCGGTGCTCCTCCCGGCCACCGCGCCGGACGTGGCGCACGACATCGCGGAGCGGCTCCGCGCGGCGATCGCGGGCCTCAGCGTGACCACCGCGGAGGGCCAGGAGCTGCACGTCACGGCGTCGATCGGGGCCGCGACGCTGCGCGGCGACGGTCTCGACGCGGCCGGCCTGGTGGCCGCCGCCGACGGCGCGCTGTACCGCGCCAAGCGCACCGGACGCAATAGAACGGTCAGCGCTGACGTCGCGCCCGCCCAGGGGTAGGATCAGGTCGATGGGCGTGCTGGACGACGCGATTCGGGACCACCTCGAGCTCAAACGGCGCCACGGGTCCGATCCCGTGGAGATCGCGCGGCTCGAGCGCGAGGCGCTGGGCCCCGTGACGGCCGCCGAGCTGGAGGCCGAGCCCGAGTGGCGGGACGAGCCCGAGGACGCCTCCGCGCCGCCGGCGGCGTTCGACCAGCAGGCCGCCTTCGACCAGCAGGCGGAGGCGCCCGAGCCGCCGCCGACCGAGGCGTACTCCGTCGTGGACGTGCCGCCGCCCCCCGCGCCGGCGCCCGCGGCCGCGGTCCCGCCGCCGCCCCCGCCGGTCGCGGCCCCCGCGCCCGAGGAGCTGCTGGATCGCGGGGACGTCGAGGCGCCCGTCGCCGACGACGCGCCCGCCGACCTCGAGCCCGAGGACGAGTTCGACTTCACCGACGGCGCCGCCGCGCCCCCGGCGCCGGCCGCCGCCGTCCCGCCGCCCCCGCCCGCCGCGCCGCCCGCGCCGCCCGCCGCGGCGGCGCCGCCCGTGCCGCCGAGCGCGGCGCCCGAGACGTCCGAGGAGCCGCCGGCGTCCGCCGCCGACGCGGCCCCCGCCCCGCCGGCGCCGTCGGCCCAGCCGCCCGCGGGCCTGACGCCGCCGCCCCCGCCGCCCCCGTTCTCCGCGCCGCCCGCCACGGGCGCCACGCCCCCGCCGCCGCCTGGCGGCGCCGTGCCGCCGCCCCCGCCGCCCGCTCCGGAGCGCGCCCCCGCGCCCCCGGTGCCGCCGGCCCCCGCGCCGGGCGCCCCCGACGCGCCGCCGGCGCCCCCGGCGCTGCAGCGCCGGCGCGTGGACGGCGAGGCGACGCAGGGCGAGGTCACGAACGACCCGCTGTCGCAGACCCCGGACTTCCTCGAGGAGACCCCGGAGCACGACCGCCTGTGGTTCGAGCAGCGCCCCCCGCGGGACTTCGACTTCTAGCCCCATCGACGCCCGGCCCCGGCCGGGCGTCGTCGTTCCGTCCCCCGGTCCGCCGCCCCTACCCGCGGTAGCGTCATACTTCGGCGATGGCGTCCCACGACGGATCCGCCCGGGATGCGCCCGCAGGCCGCGTCGCGATCGTGCTGCCGGGCGGCGGCGCCCGCGGGGCCTACGAGGTCGGCGCCCTGTCCGTCCTGCTGCCCGAGCTCGAGCGGCGCGGCGAGAAGCCGACGATCTTCTGCGGCACGTCCGTCGGCGCGATCAACGCCGCCTACCTGGGATCGGTGGCGCACGAGCCGGCCGCCGAGCAGGTGCACCGCGGCCTGGAGCACTGGCGGGCGCTGACGAAGGGCGACATCATCCGCAGCGTCGTCGGGCCGGGCCTGCCGCGGACGGTCCTGCGCTTCGCCGGCGACGTCCTCGAGGTGCCCGGCGTGCGGCTGGCCGGCCTGCTCGATCCGACGCCGCTGCGGCGGACGCTCGACCGGATCGTCGACTGGGAGGGCCTGGAGCGCAACGGCCGCGACGGCGCGTACGACGCCGTCTGCCTGATCGCCACGTCGCTCTCGCGCAGCGGGCCGGTCGCCTTCGTGCAGGGCTCCGCGCCGATGCCGTCGGCGCGGCCGGGCGGCGACGTCCGGTACGTGCGGGTGGACGCGCTGCAGGCGCAGCACGTGCGGGCGTCGGCCGCGATCCCGCTGCTCTTCGCGCCGGTGCGGGTCGACCATCCCGAGACCGAGGCGGACTTCTACGTCGACGGCGCCACCCGGCTGAACACGCCCGTCGCGCCCGCGCTCGCCCTGGGGGCCGAGCGGGTCATCGTCATCGGCTTCGAGCCGCTGGGCCAGCGCGCGCCGCGCGAGTTCGACGGCCGGCCCCTCGTGCCGCGCATCGGCGACGTCATCTCGAACATCGTCGACGGCCTGCTCGTCGACCAGGTCAACGACGACCTGCACCAGATGGTGACCCTGAACGAGATGATCGACGCGCGCGGCCGCGACGCGAAGGCCGCGCGGAAGGTCCGCTCCAAGCGCGGCAAGCCGGCGTACCGCAAGATCGAGTACGCCCTGGTCTCCCCGCGCTACCGCGGCGAGCTGGGCGACATCGCCGACGACGTCTACGACCGCCGCTACGCCGGCTGGCGCGGCCTGCTGCACCCCGACGTGCCGCTCTTCTCCCGCCTGCTCGGCGGCGGCCGCACGCGGGCGCGCGGCGAGCTGCTGTCGTTCCTCCTCTTCGACGAGCTGTACTTCGACCTGCTGATCGAGGCCGGCAAGCGCGACGCCCACGCCTGGCTCGACCGCCACCCCGACTTCTGGTGCTCGGAGGCGGGCCACGACTTCGACTTCGACACGGAGCGGGTGGTGCCGCCGGGGGCGGCGGAGCGGATGGCGGGCGAGGCGGTCGCGGCGGGGGACGGCGGGCGCGGGTAGCGGCCGGGTCGTGCGCCGGATCGCCGCGGCCGGGGTGGGATGATCCGGGACGGGACCGCGCCGGCGGGGCCGGCCGGATCGCGTGTCGGATCACGCACGCAGAGCCGCCCCGATCCGACACGCGACCGCCGCGGTGCCGGCCCCCGAGTGCGCCCCGCTACCGGCGCAGCGCCGGCAGGACCGTGTCGCCGTAGACGCGGATCGTGCCGAGCGGGTCCGTCGACCCGATGAGCTGCAGGCAGACGACGTCGGCGCCGAGGCCCTCGATCTCCTTGATCCGGGCGACGTGCTCGTCCGTGTCGGCCGAGACGATGAAGCCCTCCTCGGCGAACTCGCGGTCGCTCATCTGGGCGTCGGCGCGCTGCTGCATGTCGGCCTGGCCCGAGATGTCGTCGGTGTAGAGCTCGGGCAGCTGCGTCGGCTTCCACTTGCGGGCGCCGCGCAGCACCTCGTCCTGCGTCTCCGCCCAGGCGATGCCGCTCTGCATGACGATCGTTCCCGGCTCCTTGCCCAGGTCGGAGCACGCGGCGCGGTACGCCTCGACGATCTCGGGCGCCTGCTCG encodes the following:
- a CDS encoding diguanylate cyclase, which gives rise to MSFRARLNLFFVLLVVAPLLAVGVVLLRTIDGAAQGRTESALAAQGRVAANAADALRQDAEGAARRIVADRRLAAAVRAGDVAAVRERAARLVAPATDARRIRLTLAGGSTVVDVGARDAILPGRNQLVGADGQAIATLETSILGPRSFVKRVRGLTGRAVQVRDAATGTVAAGDPGPGEVVADGRVRRVDDGRWTAVGMRQAGFGREAQDVVLFAGAAESRASTGERLALVGTLLLFLVLAGGGAMIISRSLQRQVAILLEGSRRLGRGDFGHEIPGADGDDEFGQLAAGFNDMSRQLRGRMEELRAERTRLQGAIRRIGETFAANLDRAGLLDLVTRAVADGVRGDAARARILVDEQEEQATTGQADEFDAVLRQAEGAATEGRDGRASDGRRHALAVRMHARGLHGTVVVARHDEPFTAEDAEVVGYLAAQAAVSLENVGRHEQAEREAHTDALTGIANRRRFDDLLGRTMDLAHNHDVPVSLLMVDLDHFKQVNDLHGHASGDLVLQATAEALRDGTRGGDVPARFGGEEFAVLLPATAPDVAHDIAERLRAAIAGLSVTTAEGQELHVTASIGAATLRGDGLDAAGLVAAADGALYRAKRTGRNRTVSADVAPAQG
- a CDS encoding patatin-like phospholipase family protein, yielding MASHDGSARDAPAGRVAIVLPGGGARGAYEVGALSVLLPELERRGEKPTIFCGTSVGAINAAYLGSVAHEPAAEQVHRGLEHWRALTKGDIIRSVVGPGLPRTVLRFAGDVLEVPGVRLAGLLDPTPLRRTLDRIVDWEGLERNGRDGAYDAVCLIATSLSRSGPVAFVQGSAPMPSARPGGDVRYVRVDALQAQHVRASAAIPLLFAPVRVDHPETEADFYVDGATRLNTPVAPALALGAERVIVIGFEPLGQRAPREFDGRPLVPRIGDVISNIVDGLLVDQVNDDLHQMVTLNEMIDARGRDAKAARKVRSKRGKPAYRKIEYALVSPRYRGELGDIADDVYDRRYAGWRGLLHPDVPLFSRLLGGGRTRARGELLSFLLFDELYFDLLIEAGKRDAHAWLDRHPDFWCSEAGHDFDFDTERVVPPGAAERMAGEAVAAGDGGRG